A region from the Drosophila mauritiana strain mau12 chromosome 2L, ASM438214v1, whole genome shotgun sequence genome encodes:
- the LOC117150720 gene encoding fasciclin-3 isoform X1: MSRIVFICLAAILTDALTWAQVNVEPNTALLNEGDRTELLCRYGRSINYCRIEIPGEQKVLNLSPEWSKTPGFTYFGAGLTAGQCGVSIERVKASNNGQVKCSLGVEGEELSGTIDLVVALRPQQPIIELLSRPNREGYFNEGTEFRARCSVRDGRPPANISWYIDNMPANKRTTPLEVMSSTNDNVELSTSVQEIQWHLSPEDSNRKLVCRSHHQTDRESVPPQEAAYIINVRYAPVHQPDAAVYGLYLEHTAIVNITIRASPQPKIEWTIDGAIVGQGRTDGRYSAYEPQYLGNDEYNVTLAIAGLTLEDTTKIYNLRASNELGLTDYQVRISSSSKPPSSSLDVAAIVGIVVAVAVLVLVVLLIVFARATGRWCFGGKSIKTPTNETQIDKQLELGAQQNHGQNVALLETPNGITLLGASKLREVNGNGNGNGQQDRLSVERRHHDEDDSFEYGTDRESSVYNPTTRPLKSILMSQAAGRNSRNSATDKEEGNENADLLQKGNQLGIPESRFSRWLPKDQRELIEKQAMLLSGRGKSTAPATPPKPERPPMGTNTTATTPTTPTTPKLPQETEI; encoded by the exons ATGCACTCACCTGGGCCCAGGTGAATGTGGAACCCAACACAGCGCTCCTCAACGAAGGCGATCGCACGGAGCTGCTCTGCCGCTATGGTAGATCCATCAACTACTGCCGCATCGAGATTCCCGGCGAGCAGAAGGTCCTCAACCTGTCGCCGGAGTGGAGCAAGACACCCGGATTCACGTACTTCGGAGCGGGTCTCACGGCCGGACAGTGCGGCGTGAGCATCGAGAGGGTCAAGGCCAGCAACAATGGCCAGGTCAAGTGCAGTCTGGGCGTTGAGGGAGAGGAGCTGTCGGGCACCATCGATCTGGTTGTGGCAC TGCGTCCTCAGCAGCCCATCATCGAGCTGCTGTCGCGGCCAAATCGCGAGGGCTACTTCAACGAGGGCACTGAATTCAGGGCCCGCTGCAGCGTTCGCGATGGTCGTCCGCCGGCGAACATTTCGTGGTACATCGACAACATGCCGGCCAACAAGCGCACCACTCCCCTGGAGGTCATGTCCTCGACCAACGACAACGTGGAGCTATCGACCTCCGTGCAGGAAATCCAGTGGCACCTGTCGCCCGAGGACAGCAACCGGAAACTGGTCTGCCGCTCCCACCACCAAACGGATCGCGAGAGTGTGCCGCCCCAGGAAGCTGCCTACATCATTAACGTGCGCT ATGCTCCCGTCCATCAGCCAGATGCCGCCGTGTATGGACTCTACCTCGAGCACACTGCCATTGTGAACATAACCATCCGCGCCAGTCCGCAGCCTAAGATCGAGTGGACCATCGATGGAGCGATTGTGGGGCAGGGACGCACCGATGGACGCTACTCGGCGTATGAGCCGCAGTATCTGGGCAACGATGAGTACAACGTGACACTGGCCATTGCCGGACTGACCCTGGAAGATACCACCAAAATCTACAATCTGAGGGCCAGCAATGAACTGGGACTGACGGACTACCAGGTGCGAATCAGTTCGTCAAGCAAACCGCCCAGCAGCAGCCTCGATGTGGCCGCAATCGTTGGCATCGTGGTCGCCGTTGCCGTTTTGGTCCTGGTCGTTTTACTGATTGTGTTTGCACGGGCTACCGGCCGATGGTGTTTTGGCG GCAAATCAATCAAGACGCCCACAAACGAAAC TCAAATCGACAAGCAACTGGAGTTGGGAGCCCAGCAGAATCACGGTCAAAACGTAGCACTCTTGGAAACCCCCAATGGCATAACCTTGTTGGGCGCCAGTAAGCTGAGAGAAGTCaatggaaacggaaacggaaatggccAGCAGGATCGGTTGTCGGTTGAAAGACGCCATCACGATGAAGATGACAGCTTTGAATACGGAACGGATCGGGAGAGCAGTGTATATAACCCCACCACGAGACCTCTAAAGAGCATCCTGATGAGCCAGGCGGCAGGACGAAACTCCCGGAACTCTGCCACCGATAAGGAGGAAGGCAACGAGAACGCAGATCTCCTGCAGAAGGGCAATCAACTGGGGATCCCCGAATCGCGCTTCTCGCGCTGGCTGCCCAAGGATCAACGTGAGCTGATCGAAAAGCAGGCTATGTTGCTTTCGGGAAGGGGCAAGTCGACGGCGCCAGCCACTCCCCCCAAGCCCGAGAGACCACCGATGGGAACAAATACCACTGCCACAACGCCGACGACACCGACGACGCCAAAGTTGCCACAGGAAACGGAAATCTGA
- the LOC117150720 gene encoding fasciclin-3 isoform X5 yields the protein MSRIVFICLAAILTDALTWAQVNVEPNTALLNEGDRTELLCRYGRSINYCRIEIPGEQKVLNLSPEWSKTPGFTYFGAGLTAGQCGVSIERVKASNNGQVKCSLGVEGEELSGTIDLVVALRPQQPIIELLSRPNREGYFNEGTEFRARCSVRDGRPPANISWYIDNMPANKRTTPLEVMSSTNDNVELSTSVQEIQWHLSPEDSNRKLVCRSHHQTDRESVPPQEAAYIINVRYAPVHQPDAAVYGLYLEHTAIVNITIRASPQPKIEWTIDGAIVGQGRTDGRYSAYEPQYLGNDEYNVTLAIAGLTLEDTTKIYNLRASNELGLTDYQVRISSSSKPPSSSLDVAAIVGIVVAVAVLVLVVLLIVFARATGRWCFGGKSIKTPTNETKTNNSSMLNLY from the exons ATGCACTCACCTGGGCCCAGGTGAATGTGGAACCCAACACAGCGCTCCTCAACGAAGGCGATCGCACGGAGCTGCTCTGCCGCTATGGTAGATCCATCAACTACTGCCGCATCGAGATTCCCGGCGAGCAGAAGGTCCTCAACCTGTCGCCGGAGTGGAGCAAGACACCCGGATTCACGTACTTCGGAGCGGGTCTCACGGCCGGACAGTGCGGCGTGAGCATCGAGAGGGTCAAGGCCAGCAACAATGGCCAGGTCAAGTGCAGTCTGGGCGTTGAGGGAGAGGAGCTGTCGGGCACCATCGATCTGGTTGTGGCAC TGCGTCCTCAGCAGCCCATCATCGAGCTGCTGTCGCGGCCAAATCGCGAGGGCTACTTCAACGAGGGCACTGAATTCAGGGCCCGCTGCAGCGTTCGCGATGGTCGTCCGCCGGCGAACATTTCGTGGTACATCGACAACATGCCGGCCAACAAGCGCACCACTCCCCTGGAGGTCATGTCCTCGACCAACGACAACGTGGAGCTATCGACCTCCGTGCAGGAAATCCAGTGGCACCTGTCGCCCGAGGACAGCAACCGGAAACTGGTCTGCCGCTCCCACCACCAAACGGATCGCGAGAGTGTGCCGCCCCAGGAAGCTGCCTACATCATTAACGTGCGCT ATGCTCCCGTCCATCAGCCAGATGCCGCCGTGTATGGACTCTACCTCGAGCACACTGCCATTGTGAACATAACCATCCGCGCCAGTCCGCAGCCTAAGATCGAGTGGACCATCGATGGAGCGATTGTGGGGCAGGGACGCACCGATGGACGCTACTCGGCGTATGAGCCGCAGTATCTGGGCAACGATGAGTACAACGTGACACTGGCCATTGCCGGACTGACCCTGGAAGATACCACCAAAATCTACAATCTGAGGGCCAGCAATGAACTGGGACTGACGGACTACCAGGTGCGAATCAGTTCGTCAAGCAAACCGCCCAGCAGCAGCCTCGATGTGGCCGCAATCGTTGGCATCGTGGTCGCCGTTGCCGTTTTGGTCCTGGTCGTTTTACTGATTGTGTTTGCACGGGCTACCGGCCGATGGTGTTTTGGCG GCAAATCAATCAAGACGCCCACAAACGAAAC CAAGACAAACAACTCGTCTATGCTGAACTTGTACTAA
- the LOC117150720 gene encoding fasciclin-3 isoform X3: MSRIVFICLAAILTDALTWAQVNVEPNTALLNEGDRTELLCRYGRSINYCRIEIPGEQKVLNLSPEWSKTPGFTYFGAGLTAGQCGVSIERVKASNNGQVKCSLGVEGEELSGTIDLVVALRPQQPIIELLSRPNREGYFNEGTEFRARCSVRDGRPPANISWYIDNMPANKRTTPLEVMSSTNDNVELSTSVQEIQWHLSPEDSNRKLVCRSHHQTDRESVPPQEAAYIINVRYAPVHQPDAAVYGLYLEHTAIVNITIRASPQPKIEWTIDGAIVGQGRTDGRYSAYEPQYLGNDEYNVTLAIAGLTLEDTTKIYNLRASNELGLTDYQVRISSSSKPPSSSLDVAAIVGIVVAVAVLVLVVLLIVFARATGRWCFGGKSIKTPTNETSDTESADIKATSTATATTTMGGVGVSAEEEETVNEQESPQEQQQQQQKKAKRLPAFAAAILRRFNEKDSRKYKDNQESLNIVEGSVQEIPATNNAIDGNDNEPKAIVWQSTSPVWTFK, encoded by the exons ATGCACTCACCTGGGCCCAGGTGAATGTGGAACCCAACACAGCGCTCCTCAACGAAGGCGATCGCACGGAGCTGCTCTGCCGCTATGGTAGATCCATCAACTACTGCCGCATCGAGATTCCCGGCGAGCAGAAGGTCCTCAACCTGTCGCCGGAGTGGAGCAAGACACCCGGATTCACGTACTTCGGAGCGGGTCTCACGGCCGGACAGTGCGGCGTGAGCATCGAGAGGGTCAAGGCCAGCAACAATGGCCAGGTCAAGTGCAGTCTGGGCGTTGAGGGAGAGGAGCTGTCGGGCACCATCGATCTGGTTGTGGCAC TGCGTCCTCAGCAGCCCATCATCGAGCTGCTGTCGCGGCCAAATCGCGAGGGCTACTTCAACGAGGGCACTGAATTCAGGGCCCGCTGCAGCGTTCGCGATGGTCGTCCGCCGGCGAACATTTCGTGGTACATCGACAACATGCCGGCCAACAAGCGCACCACTCCCCTGGAGGTCATGTCCTCGACCAACGACAACGTGGAGCTATCGACCTCCGTGCAGGAAATCCAGTGGCACCTGTCGCCCGAGGACAGCAACCGGAAACTGGTCTGCCGCTCCCACCACCAAACGGATCGCGAGAGTGTGCCGCCCCAGGAAGCTGCCTACATCATTAACGTGCGCT ATGCTCCCGTCCATCAGCCAGATGCCGCCGTGTATGGACTCTACCTCGAGCACACTGCCATTGTGAACATAACCATCCGCGCCAGTCCGCAGCCTAAGATCGAGTGGACCATCGATGGAGCGATTGTGGGGCAGGGACGCACCGATGGACGCTACTCGGCGTATGAGCCGCAGTATCTGGGCAACGATGAGTACAACGTGACACTGGCCATTGCCGGACTGACCCTGGAAGATACCACCAAAATCTACAATCTGAGGGCCAGCAATGAACTGGGACTGACGGACTACCAGGTGCGAATCAGTTCGTCAAGCAAACCGCCCAGCAGCAGCCTCGATGTGGCCGCAATCGTTGGCATCGTGGTCGCCGTTGCCGTTTTGGTCCTGGTCGTTTTACTGATTGTGTTTGCACGGGCTACCGGCCGATGGTGTTTTGGCG GCAAATCAATCAAGACGCCCACAAACGAAAC CAGCGACACCGAAAGCGCCGATATAAAAGCCACGTCAACAGCCACGGCCACAACCACCATGGGCGGAGTGGGCGTGTCggccgaggaggaggaaaccGTTAACGAACAGGAGAGCCCGCaggaacaacagcagcagcagcagaagaaggCCAAAAGATTGCCCGCTTTTGCCGCGGCAATTTTAAGGCGTTTCAATGAAAAGGATTCGCGGAAGTACAAGGATAATCAGGAGTCGTTGAATATTGTGGAGGGAAGCGTACAGGAGATTCCAGCGACCAATAATGCCATCGATGGCAATGACAATGAACCAAAG GCTATAGTTTGGCAGAGCACCTCACCAGTGTGGACATTTAAGTAA
- the LOC117150720 gene encoding fasciclin-3 isoform X4 — protein sequence MSRIVFICLAAILTDALTWAQVNVEPNTALLNEGDRTELLCRYGRSINYCRIEIPGEQKVLNLSPEWSKTPGFTYFGAGLTAGQCGVSIERVKASNNGQVKCSLGVEGEELSGTIDLVVALRPQQPIIELLSRPNREGYFNEGTEFRARCSVRDGRPPANISWYIDNMPANKRTTPLEVMSSTNDNVELSTSVQEIQWHLSPEDSNRKLVCRSHHQTDRESVPPQEAAYIINVRYAPVHQPDAAVYGLYLEHTAIVNITIRASPQPKIEWTIDGAIVGQGRTDGRYSAYEPQYLGNDEYNVTLAIAGLTLEDTTKIYNLRASNELGLTDYQVRISSSSKPPSSSLDVAAIVGIVVAVAVLVLVVLLIVFARATGRWCFGGATLNTDIGPDSEAQIHPEFNDDEELDGRDNGDEHIDTTQQSEEATPPVTDKLEAQKKADLKKSAAATAAAVIAAGNGSQHNLNGIEAPKPPNTSV from the exons ATGCACTCACCTGGGCCCAGGTGAATGTGGAACCCAACACAGCGCTCCTCAACGAAGGCGATCGCACGGAGCTGCTCTGCCGCTATGGTAGATCCATCAACTACTGCCGCATCGAGATTCCCGGCGAGCAGAAGGTCCTCAACCTGTCGCCGGAGTGGAGCAAGACACCCGGATTCACGTACTTCGGAGCGGGTCTCACGGCCGGACAGTGCGGCGTGAGCATCGAGAGGGTCAAGGCCAGCAACAATGGCCAGGTCAAGTGCAGTCTGGGCGTTGAGGGAGAGGAGCTGTCGGGCACCATCGATCTGGTTGTGGCAC TGCGTCCTCAGCAGCCCATCATCGAGCTGCTGTCGCGGCCAAATCGCGAGGGCTACTTCAACGAGGGCACTGAATTCAGGGCCCGCTGCAGCGTTCGCGATGGTCGTCCGCCGGCGAACATTTCGTGGTACATCGACAACATGCCGGCCAACAAGCGCACCACTCCCCTGGAGGTCATGTCCTCGACCAACGACAACGTGGAGCTATCGACCTCCGTGCAGGAAATCCAGTGGCACCTGTCGCCCGAGGACAGCAACCGGAAACTGGTCTGCCGCTCCCACCACCAAACGGATCGCGAGAGTGTGCCGCCCCAGGAAGCTGCCTACATCATTAACGTGCGCT ATGCTCCCGTCCATCAGCCAGATGCCGCCGTGTATGGACTCTACCTCGAGCACACTGCCATTGTGAACATAACCATCCGCGCCAGTCCGCAGCCTAAGATCGAGTGGACCATCGATGGAGCGATTGTGGGGCAGGGACGCACCGATGGACGCTACTCGGCGTATGAGCCGCAGTATCTGGGCAACGATGAGTACAACGTGACACTGGCCATTGCCGGACTGACCCTGGAAGATACCACCAAAATCTACAATCTGAGGGCCAGCAATGAACTGGGACTGACGGACTACCAGGTGCGAATCAGTTCGTCAAGCAAACCGCCCAGCAGCAGCCTCGATGTGGCCGCAATCGTTGGCATCGTGGTCGCCGTTGCCGTTTTGGTCCTGGTCGTTTTACTGATTGTGTTTGCACGGGCTACCGGCCGATGGTGTTTTGGCG GCGCCACTCTAAACACGGACATCGGTCCCGATTCCGAGGCCCAAATCCATCCGGAATTCAATGACGACGAGGAGCTGGATGGTCGCGATAATGGCGATGAGCATATCGATACCACCCAGCAGTCGGAGGAGGCCACGCCCCCCGTAACCGATAAATTGGAGGCGCAAAAGAAGGCGGATCTGAAGAAGAGTGCGGCAGCCACAGCGGCAGCGGTTATTGCCGCTGGAAATGGCAGCCAGCACAATTTAAATGGCATCGAGGCTCCCAAGCCGCCAAATACTTCCGTTTGA
- the LOC117150722 gene encoding trypsin-2, producing MLLAYFLLLKIALVFPKNITTIRINHYHEPTYSHLSSYLVSLRTRKYIHTPGDNHFCTGVILTNRHVLTSAHCITDKNGVMMSPKRIVVALCASLFKTPESEEFVVDIHNMIIHPYYHRNQHNDIAIIKLKRFVKLDGHHLAPVVLGNSSLEVGNDCKTIGGIFGLRRQRFGSFHSMLLVNVELRPFDECLKVKKSLMAARPENEDLICVKSTEKQLCTTDFGGPLFCNGQLYGIALGSINCSSPDPVFFSDVSFYNSWVTKIISEAVDHSRPFIAERYSFMSFIILILSVV from the exons ATGCTGCTAGCTTACTTTTTACTGCTGAAAATTGCTTTGGTTTTTCCTAAAAATATTACCACGATTAGGATCAACCATTATCACGAGCCCACCTATAGCCATTTGAGTTCGTATCTGGTATCCTTGCGGACTCGCAAATATATTCACACTCCTGGAGATAATCACTTCTGCACCGGAGTTATCCTAACCAATCGCCATGTGCTTACTTCAGCACACTGCATTACAGA TAAAAACGGGGTGATGATGAGCCCCAAACGAATTGTGGTGGCACTTTGCGCGTCCCTTTTTAAGACCCCAGAGTCAGAGGAATTTGTTGTAGACATTCATAATATGATTATCCACCCGTACTACCATAGAAACCAACACAATGATATAGCTATTATAAAGCTGAAGAGGTTTGTGAAATTGGACGGCCATCACTTGGCTCCAGTTGTTCTGGGCAATTCCTCGCTGGAGGTGGGAAACGATTGCAAGACCATTGGTGGAATCTTCGGCTTACGA AGGCAAAGATTTGGGTCATTTCATAGCATGTTGCTTGTGAATGTCGAACTGCGGCCATTCGACGAATGTCTGAAGGTGAAAAAGAGTCTAATGGCTGCCAGACCCGAAAACGAGGACCTCATATGTGTAAAGTCGACGGAGAAACAGCTGTGTACCACAGATTTCGGTGGTCCACTTTTTTGTAATGGTCAGCTGTATGGAATAGCTCTGGGCTCCATCAATTGTTCCAGTCCAGATCCAGTTTTCTTTAGTGATGTATCGTTCTACAACAGCTGGGTGACCAAAATTATATCGGAGGCAGTGGACCATAGCAGACCATTTATCGCAGAGAGATATTCCTTTATGTCCTTTATCATTTTAATACTCAGCGTTGTCTGA
- the LOC117150720 gene encoding fasciclin-3 isoform X2 has translation MSRIVFICLAAILTDALTWAQVNVEPNTALLNEGDRTELLCRYGRSINYCRIEIPGEQKVLNLSPEWSKTPGFTYFGAGLTAGQCGVSIERVKASNNGQVKCSLGVEGEELSGTIDLVVALRPQQPIIELLSRPNREGYFNEGTEFRARCSVRDGRPPANISWYIDNMPANKRTTPLEVMSSTNDNVELSTSVQEIQWHLSPEDSNRKLVCRSHHQTDRESVPPQEAAYIINVRYAPVHQPDAAVYGLYLEHTAIVNITIRASPQPKIEWTIDGAIVGQGRTDGRYSAYEPQYLGNDEYNVTLAIAGLTLEDTTKIYNLRASNELGLTDYQVRISSSSKPPSSSLDVAAIVGIVVAVAVLVLVVLLIVFARATGRWCFGGKSIKTPTNETSDTESADIKATSTATATTTMGGVGVSAEEEETVNEQESPQEQQQQQQKKAKRLPAFAAAILRRFNEKDSRKYKDNQESLNIVEGSVQEIPATNNAIDGNDNEPKQDKQLVYAELVLKPANEATTATTPAPTTAASAATTTTPEGSGAGVKSSTEYAEIVYVQKGGEGKK, from the exons ATGCACTCACCTGGGCCCAGGTGAATGTGGAACCCAACACAGCGCTCCTCAACGAAGGCGATCGCACGGAGCTGCTCTGCCGCTATGGTAGATCCATCAACTACTGCCGCATCGAGATTCCCGGCGAGCAGAAGGTCCTCAACCTGTCGCCGGAGTGGAGCAAGACACCCGGATTCACGTACTTCGGAGCGGGTCTCACGGCCGGACAGTGCGGCGTGAGCATCGAGAGGGTCAAGGCCAGCAACAATGGCCAGGTCAAGTGCAGTCTGGGCGTTGAGGGAGAGGAGCTGTCGGGCACCATCGATCTGGTTGTGGCAC TGCGTCCTCAGCAGCCCATCATCGAGCTGCTGTCGCGGCCAAATCGCGAGGGCTACTTCAACGAGGGCACTGAATTCAGGGCCCGCTGCAGCGTTCGCGATGGTCGTCCGCCGGCGAACATTTCGTGGTACATCGACAACATGCCGGCCAACAAGCGCACCACTCCCCTGGAGGTCATGTCCTCGACCAACGACAACGTGGAGCTATCGACCTCCGTGCAGGAAATCCAGTGGCACCTGTCGCCCGAGGACAGCAACCGGAAACTGGTCTGCCGCTCCCACCACCAAACGGATCGCGAGAGTGTGCCGCCCCAGGAAGCTGCCTACATCATTAACGTGCGCT ATGCTCCCGTCCATCAGCCAGATGCCGCCGTGTATGGACTCTACCTCGAGCACACTGCCATTGTGAACATAACCATCCGCGCCAGTCCGCAGCCTAAGATCGAGTGGACCATCGATGGAGCGATTGTGGGGCAGGGACGCACCGATGGACGCTACTCGGCGTATGAGCCGCAGTATCTGGGCAACGATGAGTACAACGTGACACTGGCCATTGCCGGACTGACCCTGGAAGATACCACCAAAATCTACAATCTGAGGGCCAGCAATGAACTGGGACTGACGGACTACCAGGTGCGAATCAGTTCGTCAAGCAAACCGCCCAGCAGCAGCCTCGATGTGGCCGCAATCGTTGGCATCGTGGTCGCCGTTGCCGTTTTGGTCCTGGTCGTTTTACTGATTGTGTTTGCACGGGCTACCGGCCGATGGTGTTTTGGCG GCAAATCAATCAAGACGCCCACAAACGAAAC CAGCGACACCGAAAGCGCCGATATAAAAGCCACGTCAACAGCCACGGCCACAACCACCATGGGCGGAGTGGGCGTGTCggccgaggaggaggaaaccGTTAACGAACAGGAGAGCCCGCaggaacaacagcagcagcagcagaagaaggCCAAAAGATTGCCCGCTTTTGCCGCGGCAATTTTAAGGCGTTTCAATGAAAAGGATTCGCGGAAGTACAAGGATAATCAGGAGTCGTTGAATATTGTGGAGGGAAGCGTACAGGAGATTCCAGCGACCAATAATGCCATCGATGGCAATGACAATGAACCAAAG CAAGACAAACAACTCGTCTATGCTGAACTTGTACTAAAGCCAGCCAATGAggcgacaacagcaacaacaccagcgccaacaacagcagcatcagcagcaacaacaacaacaccggAGGGCTCTGGAGCCGGGGTCAAAAGTTCAACGGAATACGCCGAAATAGTCTATGTGCAAAAGGGAGGCGAAGGAAAAAAATAA